From the Kitasatospora atroaurantiaca genome, the window ACCGCTCAGGCGGCGCCGCGAGCTGAGGACCTCCAGACGATGCCACTCCGCCTGGTGGGCGGTGACGAAGACGTCCAGGTCCATGCGGCTCACTCCAGATGCGACGGGCGGAAGGCGGGCAGGCGAAGACAGGGCGGGGCGGTCGGAAGATACGGCAGAGCCAGAGCGTGGCCCGAGGGGAGCTAGCTTGCCAGAGGGCGTAGGTGCCCAGGCATCGGATACCGGACCGGTCTTCCGGGCCGTTCGGCGTCACCGTATGTTTGCGGCTGGAGATCACGGGGGCTGAGCCGTCTTGGCCGGCGCCCTGCTGTGTGGGCGGACCCCACAGGCGGACCACAGATGGAACGGGCGGGGTGTTGTGAGCGAGCTTGTGACCGGCGAGGCGGTCGTCCTGGGGCTGCGGGCCGCGAAACTGCCGAGCCGGGCGTTGGCGATGGCCCTCGACCTCACGGCGCAGTTCGTCGGCCTGCTGGTCACCAGCGTGGTGCTTGCTCTGGCCTCGCCCGGGATCGACGACGCGGCGGGCGCAGCCCTGACGCTCGGGCTCACGGTCTTCTTCCTGGTGGCGCTGCCCGTGCTCATAGAGACGCTGTCCCGGGGGCGCTCGCTGGGCAAGCTGGCCTTCGGACTTCGGGTGGTCCGCAATGACGGCGGCCCGGTGCGGTTCCGGCACTCGCTGGTGCGTGGGCTGGTCGCATTCGCGGAGATCATCCTGCTGCTCGGGGTCCCTGCGGTGATCTCCTCGCTCGTCTCCACCCAGGGGCGGCGGCTCGGCGACGTCTTCGCGGGGACCTTGGTGGTCCGCGAGCGGGTGCCCGGCGCGGGCCGGGGCCGGGAGGCTCTGCCGTCGCTGCCGCCGGCCTTGATGCAGGCCCTCGGCGGGGAGCTGATGGCACTGGACCTGTCGGCGGTGCCGGACGGGCTGTGGCTGGCGATCCGCCAGTACCTCGGGCGACTCGACGAGCTCGATCCGGCGGTCGCCCACGGTATGGCGCAGCGGCTGGTCGGGGACGTCGTCGCGCACACCGGTCATGCCGCGCCGTACGGAGTGCACCCGGCCGCCTACCTGGGCGCGGTGCTGGCGGAGCGGCAGCGGCGCGAGTGGGCCAGGGCGGCCGAGGCCCAGCAGCGGACGGCTGTGCCGTACGCAGCCACGCCGCACGCGCCGATGTCGTACCCGCCCATGTCGTACGCGGGAGTGCCGCAGCCGGGAACGCAGAGGCCGGGTGCTCCGGTGCGGATCAACGCGGCGTGGGCGGCACAGGCGGCCCAACAGCAGCCGCAGCCTGAGCCCCAGGCACCGGCACCCGCCGCTCCGGCGCAGCCACAGTCCCAGCCCAGGCCTCAGCCCGAGCCGCCGGTGACCCCGCCGACCGGCTTCGCGCCGCCCGCCTGACAGCCGCCCCCCGACAAGGGCAGCTCAGCCGTAGTACTCCGTCGGCCACTGGTTCGGCGGCGAGGCCAGCTCCTCCAGTTCGATGCCGGCTGCCGACAGCACCACGTCCCCGGCGAGATGGACGATCTGCTGCTCGCCGGTCTCCAGGTCGGCGACCTGGTACTGCTCGACCAGCAGCGGCCCGCTGTCGGTCTCGTGCGTCGCCACCGTCTCGAGCAGCCAGCCCTGGTCGAGGGTCCGCGGCGCCAGCACGGGTTCGGTGAAGGCCACCAGCCGCACTCGCGCCTTCGCACCCGGTTCCAAGCGGAGCAGGCGGGCCGTGGCGATCAGGAAGGCCGGGGAGCTGCCGGTGAAGCCGTGCGCCCGGTCGTGCCCTTCGGCGGCGTGCTCGCCCGCCGGGTCGGCCGCGTCCGTACGCACCCAGGCGACCCCGTCCACCGCTCCCCCGCGGACCTGCCAGCCCCCGGCGCGCAGTTCGAGGCGGAGCGGTCGGCTGCGGGAGTCGAGGGTCAGGTCGGTGGTGCCCAGCGTGCTGCCGTCCGGGCCGTAGGTCTTGGAGACGTACCGCCAGCCGGCCGGGCCGGGGGCGCAGCTGAAGCGCTCCTCGCCCAGCAGGACGTGGTCGTGAGTGTCATGGAGCGAATAGCGGCCGTTCGGCATGACTCGAAAGCCTACGTGCAACCTTTCGGTGCTCTGCGCGCATTAGGGAGGCGGGTGGTGCGTCTCCGCGCCGCCGGGGAGTGAGAAGAAGGGGGGAGCTCGTGGCGAAGCAGTCACGCGACGCCGAGTTCACCGAGTACGTGGCCTCACGGGGTGGGTGGTTGCGGAAGGTCGCGTACCTGCTGTGCTCGGACTGGCACCGGGCGGACGATCTGGTCCAGGAGAGCATCACCAAGCTCTACACCAACTGGCACCGGGCCGGCCGGGTGGAGAACCGGGACGGCTATGCCCGGACGGTGTTGGTCAACACCTTCCTGGCCGAGCAGCGGTCACCCTGGTGGCGCCGGGCGAGGACGGGCGCCGAGGTGGCCGAGGCTGATGTGATCTGGAATCACTCCGACCTGGACACCTCGATCGACCTGCGGGATGCCCTGGCCGCGCTGCCGCCGCGTCAGCGGGCGACCGTGGTGCTGCGCTACTACTGCGACATGACGGTCGATCAGACCGCTCACGCGCTCGGCTGCTCGACAGGGAACGTCAAGAGCCAGACCTCTCGCGGGCTGGACAGTCTGCGCCGCAATCTCTCGGGCCGATCGGTGGAAGGGGCGCAGGCATGAGCACTCGGGACAGGGACATGGCTGCCAACGGGCTGAGCGAGGGGCTCACCGCGCTGGCGAACACTGCAGCACCGGCGAGCACCGTGGATGTGAACGAGGCGCGGCGGGTCGGACGGTCACGGCTGCTGCGGCGCCGCTTCGCGGTGCTGGGCACGGTGACGGCGGTGGCGGTCGGGGCGGCAACGCTGGCTTCGGCGCTGCCGGGAGGCGGTTCGACCGTGGTTGTGGCGCCTGCGACGACACCCTCCGGGCATCCCTCGCTGACGCCCAGCCCGACGTCGACCGGGGCGAGGCGGCTGCCGGCACTACCCTCGGGCGTTCCGTCCTCGTCGCAGACCACGGCCTCGTTCGAAGGGCGGGACCCACTGACGGCCGAGCTGGCATTCGGCTGGCTGCCGGACCCGGCATCGCCGGTCGCGTACTCGCTGCAGTTCGACGGCATGACCGTGCGGGCCGGCGGGAGGACGTTCGACAATGCCCCCTTGTTCCGAGCCAAGCTCTACCCGGCGGGGGTGACACCGGAGCTCGGCACGTTTCCGCAGGGCGCGAAGATGCTGCGGGTCGATGCTCCGCCGATCCGGGGCCGCGAGGCGTACTGGGTGTCGTCGGACGACCCGGCCTACCGGGAGGCGACCAACACCCTCCGCTGGCGGACGCCGGACGGCCGGTGGGCCGAGTTGGATTCGCAGAATCTGAAGGGTGACGACCGGCAGAGCGTGCCGCTGCGGGTCGCAGGCGGAGTGGTCGTGCTGCCGCAGCAGATCCCGCTGCCGTTCAAGGTGAACCGGCTGCCGGAGGGTGCCAGAGCGTCGGGGGCAGAGCTGGAATCCGGCAAGGACCCGGCGGACTGGATGGCCTCGGCCAGCTTCTCGACCGCTGACTCGTACTTCAGCCTCACGGTGCAACCGGTCGCGGCGCCGACCAATCAGCAGGACTGCACCACAGCCAACGGCCTCCGCGCATGTGTCTCGCTCGGGAAGCCCGCGGTGCTCGACTCCGTCGGCGGGGTGCAGGCCTGGCTGAAGCAGCTCACCCTGCTCGGCACGGATCAGAGCGCGTGGACCACCGAGGTGCTCGGCTGACGGTGGAACAGGCGTGAGCCCGGTGCCGGGGGGCACCGGGCTCACGTTCGTGTCACGGGATCAGTAGCGGTACTGCTCCGGCTTGTACGGGCCCTCGACCGGGACGCCGATGTAGTCGGCCTGGTCCTTGGTCAGGACGGTGAGCTTGACGCCCAGCGCGTCCAGGTGGAGGCGGGCGACCTTCTCGTCCAGGTGCTTCGGGAGCACGTAGACGCCGATCGGGTACTCCTCGGTCTTGGTGAAGAGCTCGATCTGCGCGATGGTCTGGTTCGCGAAGGAGTTGGACATCACGAAGGACGGGTGACCGGTCGCGTTGCCCAGGTTCAGCAGGCGGCCCTCGGACAGCATGATGATGGTGTGGCCGTCCGCGAAGCGCCACTCGTGGACCTGCGGCTTGACCTCGGTCTTCACGATGCCCGGGAGCTTCGCCAGACCGGCGATGTCGATCTCGTTGTCGAAGTGGCCGATGTTGCCGACGATCGCCTGGTGCTTCATCTTCTCCATGTGCGAGGCAAGGATGATGTCCTTGTTGCCCGTGGTGGTGATGAAAATGTCGGCGGTCGAGACGACCTCGTCCAGGGTGGTGACCTGGTAGCCGTCCATGGCGGCCTGCAGGGCGCAGATCGGGTCGATCTCGGTGATGATGACGCGGGCGCCCTGGCCGCGGAGCGACTCGGCGCAGCCCTTGCCCACGTCGCCGTAGCCGGCGACGACGGCGACCTTGCCGCCGATCAGGACGTCGGTGGCGCGGTTGATGCCGTCGATCAGCGAGTGGCGGCAGCCGTACTTGTTGTCGAACTTCGACTTGGTGACGGCGTCGTTGACGTTGATGGCCGGGAACAGCAGCTTGCCGTCGCGGTGCATCTCGTACAGGCGGTGGACGCCGGTGGTGGTCTCCTCGGTGACGCCCTTGATGGTGGCGGCGACCTCGGTCCACTTGCTCGGCGACTCGGTGAGCGTGCGGTTGAGCAGCTCGAGGATGATCCGGTACTCGTCGTTGTCGGCGGTGGACGGGTCCGGGGCCTCGCCGGCCTTCTCGAACTCGACGCCCTTGTGGATCAGGAGGGTGGCGTCGCCGCCGTCGTCCAGGATCATGTTCGGGGTCTGGCCGTTCGGCCAGGTGAGCGCCTGCTCGGTGCACCACCAGTACTCGTCCAGGGTCTCGCCCTTCCAGGCGAAGACCGGGACGCCGGAGGGGTTCTCGACGGTGCCCTCCGGGCCGACCGCGATGGCGGCGGCGGCGTGGTCCTGGGTCGAGAAGATGTTGCAGGAGCACCAGCGGACCTCGGCACCGAGGGCGGTGAGGGTCTCGATCAGCACGGCGGTCTGCACGGTCATGTGCAGCGAGCCGGTGATGCGGGCGCCGGCCAGCGGCTGGGAGGCCGCGAACTCCTTGCGGATCGACATCAGGCCGGGCATCTCGTGCTCGGCGAGCTGGATCTCCTTGCGGCCGAACGGGGCCAGGGAGAGGTCGGCGACCTTGAAGTCACCGGTGATGTTCGACGACATGCGTCTTGCTCCTCGCTGCGTGGGGTTGGGCCAGGTTCCGGGTGTGCTTGGCGGCAGAGTGCCCGACGGTGCGGCGCCCTGCTGCGGCACAATCCGTCGGAGGACCTCTCTCCCTCGACCGGTGCGCACCAAGGCGCCACCGATCGACCGCCATCAGCAGCGACGTTTGGCTCTGGGGACGAATCTACACCGGCGGCCAGTTGGCACAGACGTAGTACGGGTGGTTTCGGCCGCGGGCGTGCCGTCAGTGGGCGCTCGGGCCCGGGCCGCCGGGGGTGGCGGCGGGGTCGGGGCCGGCCGCGGCCTTCTCGGCGCTGTAGATGTCCGGCTCCAGGTAGATGGCGCGGGCGATCGGGACCACCCTGCGGACCCGGGCCTCGGCCAGGTCGATCGCCTGCGCGACCTGGGCGGCGTTGTCCTCCGCGTTGACGCCGATCTTCGCGGCGACCAGCAGCTCCTCGGGCCCGACGTGCAGGGTGCGCATGTGGATCACGTCGGTGACCGAGTCGTGGTCGACCAGGGCGTCGCGGATCTGCGCCACGACCTCCTTGTCCGCGGACTCGCCGATCAGCAGCGACTTGGTCTCCAGCACCAGCACGACCGCGATGACCACCAGCAGGATGCCGATGCAGAGCGTGCCGATGCCGTCCCAGATGCCGTCACCGGTGATCACGGTGAGGCTGACGCCGAGCAGCGCGAGCACCAGACCGATCAGCGCGCCGGTGTCCTCCAGCAGCACGATGGGCAGCTCGGGGGCCTTGGCGCGGCGGATGTACTCGACCCAGCTGCGCCCGCCCTTGTCCTTGGCGGCCTCCCGGTACGCCGTCAGGAAGGACCAGCCCTCCATGGCGATGGCGAAGACCAGCACACCGACGGCCCAGTACCAGCCGTGCAGCTCGTGCGGTTCCTTGATCTTCTCGTAGCCCTCGAAGATCGCGAACAGGCCGCCGACGGTGAACAGCACGATGGAGACCAGGAAGCCGTAGACATAGCGCTCGCGACCGTAGCCGAACGGGTGCTGCTCGTCCGCCTCACGGGCCGCGCGCTTGCCGCCGACCAGCAGCAGCACCTGGTTCCCGGAGTCAGCCACCGAGTGCACACCTTCGGCGAGCATGGACGACGAGCCGGTGAAGGCGAAGGCCATGAACTTGCCTGCCGCGATCGCCAGGTTCGCGGACAGTGCCGCGACGAGTGCCTTGGTACCGCCTTCGGTGCTCATGCTCGGGTTTGGTCCCTCCGACGGGCCGGTGGTCCGGCCTTCGCTCAGTCTGCCGATCGCACACAGTATCCCGAGGAGCGGGCAGGCCTGAGCGCCGGTCAGTGGGTGGTCACTCCTGAGCCGCCGCCAGGCCGAGGTAGACCGCCGCGAAGTCGGTCAGACCGGTCAGCTCCGCCAGGGCCTGCAGCGGGTCCACCGGGCTGCCGGTGTACTCGGTGAGCCGGATGTCGTGTGCGGTGGCGAGGCGGCGGGCCCGGGCCACGGCGTAGCCGGGGTCCTGTTCCTCGTCGCCCGCCTCGGCGGCCTGACGCAGCAACAGCACCTGGAGCAGCAGCGGGTCGGGCTCGTCGATCCGGTCGCGGAAGAAGTCGTCCGGGTCGGAGCCCGAGCCGAGCTGGCCGACGAACATGCCCCGGTGGGTGGTGAGCACCTGCGGCAGCAGGCCGGTCAGGGCGGGGCGGCCGGCCCGGGCGGCGAGCATCGCGGCGAACCGTTCGACCACCACCCCGGCCACCGGGCCCTCCGCCCAGAGCAGCGGGACGGTGCCGGAGAGCTGGGCGGCCAGACCCTTGGCCGGGTTGAGGTACGCGGCGGCGTCCGGGCGGCAGCGTACGGCGACCTCGTCCAGCTGGTCCGCGGTGGCCTGCAGCGCGCCCGGGGGCAGCTGGGTGACCTCGATCCGCTCCGCGAGGGCGAGCAGCGGGGCCAGGACGGCCCAGAGGGCGCCCGGGTCCTCTGGCGGGAGGTCGGGCTCGTCCGGCCGGTGGCGGGTGTCGTCCTCGGTGTCGGCGGGCGCCGGCGGGACGTACGGCAGCGGGAGGCCGCGGACCTGCAGGGCCGCCTCGGCGAGCGGGCTCGCGGTGGGCGCGATCACGGCGATGGCGCAGCCGCGCGCGTACGCCTGCTCGGCGAGCGTGATCAGGCCGCGCTCACCGCCGTCGGCGGAGGCGATGACCAGCAGGTCGAGCGGGCCGGCCCAACCCGGCAGCTGCCAGGAGAGACCCACCGTGAGGGCCGGGGTGCCGAGCTCGCCGCGCGGGACGAAGGAGACGCCGGAGGGGGCCAGGGGGAGGACCTGGCAGCTGGTGACGGCCATGGCGGCCAGCGCCGCGCCGGCCGTCAGGGTGCTGCCGTGTCCGGCGACCAGGACCGTACGGGGCCGGCCGTCCGGCCGCAGGGCCGACAGGCCGGCCGCGTCGGCGAGCCGCAGGGCGGTCCGGATCCGGGCGCCCGCGCCGGCGAGGGCGAGCAGGGCGTGGTCGCGGTCGGCACGCTGGAGGGCGGCCGGGTCGTCGAGCAGGGTGTCGTCGAGCATGCGGCTGGCCTCCAACGGCCTCACGACGGACGGGTCAGGAGGGGCGGCGGGCCTCGTCCACGAGGAGCACGGGGATGCCGTCGCGCACCGGGTAGATCAGGCCGCAGCTGTCCCCGGTGCAGCGCAGCTCACGCTCGTCGTCCTGGCCGGACTCGGCGAGGGCGGAGTGGCACTGGGGGCAGACCAGGATCTCCAGCAGGAAGGGCGGCAGGCTCATGGACGTCAGGCTCCAAGGTTCGTGTGGGGGGCTGTTACGACGGTGCCCCGGCCAGTAGCAACCCTACCGGCCGGGGCACCGCTGAAGTCAGAGGCGTGCCCTGCTCAGGCGCGGACGAGGGCGAGGACGGCGTCGCGGACCTCGGCCATCTTCCCGGGGTCGCGGGCCTCGACGTTCAGGCGGAGCAGCGGTTCGGTGTTGGAGGCGCGGAGGTTGAACCACCAGTCCTTGCCGGCGATGGTCAGGCCGTCCAGTTCGTCGACGGTGACGTCCTCGAGCGAGGCGTAGGTGGTGCGGACGGCGGCGGTGCGGTCGGCCTGGTCGGCGACGGTGCTGTTGATCTCGCCGGAGGCGGCGTAGCGGTCGTACTCGGCGGTGAGGGCGGACAGGGTGCCGGTCTGGCCGCCGAGGGCGGCGAGGACGTGGAGGGCGGCGAGCATGCCGGTGTCGGCGCGCCAGAAGTCGCGGAAGTAGTAGTGGGCGGAGTGTTCGCCGCCGAAGACGGCGTCCGTGGTGGCCATCTCCTGCTTGATGAAGGAGTGGCCGACGCGGGTGCGCACCGGGGTGGCGCCGAGTTCGCGGACCACCTCGGGGACGGTCCAGGAGGTGATCAGGTTGTGGATGATGGTGGGGTTGTGCTCGCCGGCGGCCTTGGCGCGGGCGATCTCCCGGGCGGCGACCAGGGCGGTGATCGCGGAGGGGGAGACCGGTTCGCCGCGCTCGTCGACGACGAAGCAGCGGTCGGCGTCGCCGTCGAAGGCCAGGCCGATGTCCGCGCCGGTCTCGACGACCTTGGCCTGCAGGTCGACCAGGTTGGCCGGGTCCAGCGGGTTGGCCTCGTGGTTGGGGAACGTGCCGTCCAGCTCGAAGTACAGGTCGACCAGGTCGATCGGCAGCCCGTCGAACACGGTCGGCACGGTGTGCCCGCCCATGCCGTTGCCGGCGTCGACGACGACCTTCAGCGGCCGGATCGCGGACAGGTCCACCAGGCCCAGCAGGTGGTCGGCGTAGCCGCGCAGGGTGTCCTGGGAGGAGAGCGAGCCCGGCTTCACGTCCACCGGCGGGATGGTCACGGTGTCGTCCGCGGCGGTCCAGGACTCCACCAGCTCCCGGACCTGGGACAGCCCGGTGTCCTGGCCGACCGGCGCCGCGCCGGCACGGCAGAGCTTGATGCCGTTGTACTGCGCGGGGTTGTGCGAGGCGGTGAACATCGCCCCGGGCAGGTCCAGCTTCCCGGACGCGTAGTACAGCTGGTCGGTGGAGCACAGCCCGATCTCCACCACGTCCGCGCCGTACGCGGCGGCGCCCTCCGCGAACGCCCGCGACAGCGACGGCGACGACGGACGCATGTCATGCCCCACCACGATCGCCGACGCACCCACCACCCGCACGAACGCCGCACCGAACGCCCGAGCCAACGACTCGTCCCACTGATCCGGCACCACACCCCGGACGTCGTACGCCTTCACCAACTGCTTCAGGTCCCGCACTGCTGGCTCCACCAAGATGTTGGGTACTCAGACGTAGGGCAGCGTACCCGGCGGCCGTGAGGCCTCGGTGAACGCGGACCGGCCGGCGATCGGGGGCGGTCTCAGTTCTCCGGCGAGCGCAGCACCCGCAGGTGGCCGCGGCGGCCCGCCTCGCCGGGGTCGCCCAGGGAGGTGCCGCTCTGACGGGGTGTGCGCTCCTGCGGGCGGGCGGCCTCGCGCACGGCGTTGGCCAGGGCCTCCAGGTCGTCGCTGGTGCGGCGGAGCGGGCCGACGTCGGCGGCCAGCCGGACGACCTCCCAGCCGCGCGGGGCGGTGAGGCGCTCGGCGTGCTCGGCGCAGAGGTCGTAGCAGTGCGGCTCGGCATAGGTGGCGAGCGGGCCGAGAACGGCGGTTGAGTCCGCGTAGACGTACGTCAGCGTGGCGACGGCCGGTCGGCCGCACGCGGTCCGCGAACAACGACGTACAGAGCTCACGAGGGTGGACGGTACCGCACTCCCGTCCTGCCCGCGAAGACCCGCCCCCTGCCGAGTGCACCGTGTCGCCGCGCAGACCGGTCGCGGTGGTCCACTTCCGGGCGTCCAAGGACTACGCTCGACACTGATATGGACAGCTCCGCATCCCAATCACCGGCCGACCCGTCCCGGCGCCGCAGGCACCGTGACCGGCACGGCCGCGGCCTGCGCGGGCCGCTGGCACCGCCTCAGGTGCCGATCTCGCTGACCCGCTCCGAGCTGTTCGACGACTATGTGCGCGAGTCGGTCGAACGGCTGGAGCGCAGGTGGCCGCAGCTGGTCGACGTGGAGTTCGCCGTCCAGGAGGTGCCGCTGCCGGAGCAGGGCACGCCCGACCCGGACGCCGTGCCGCTCGGGCGCCTGATCCCCGCCAAGCAGGGTCACAAGAGCCGGATCGTGGTCTACCGCCGCCCGGTCGAGATCCGCGCCAAGGGGCGCGAGGACCGGGCGGCGCTCGTCCACGAGATCCTGATCGAGCAGGTGGCCGATCTGCTCGGGCTCTCGCCCGATGCGATCGACCCCCGCTACGACGAGGACTGAGCCCCGGTCAGGGCCGGACCAGCAGGCCCGGCTCCTGGTCCGCCTGCGGCACTCGTACGGTGCTGTGGTCGTCGCGCAGCGCCTGGATCGTGAACATCGGGACGCCCTTGCCGTCCACCGCGAGCATCCGGGCGGCCACCACGGGGCCACCGGAGACGGTCTCCACGGTGAGGCCGAAGACGCCGTTCAGCCCGCCGGGCTCGGGGACCGGCATGCCGACCGTCGCGCCGGCCGGAACGTCGACCTCCTTGGTGGCCGGGGTGCCGCCGCCGCTGCCCGCCGACGAGGTCAGCTTGACCTTGGAGGCCGCGCCGGTCGAGGTGAGGTAGAGCGTCGAGGCGCCGCCGCCGCGGTTCTCGGCGATGCTCGCCCGC encodes:
- a CDS encoding cation diffusion facilitator family transporter, with amino-acid sequence MSTEGGTKALVAALSANLAIAAGKFMAFAFTGSSSMLAEGVHSVADSGNQVLLLVGGKRAAREADEQHPFGYGRERYVYGFLVSIVLFTVGGLFAIFEGYEKIKEPHELHGWYWAVGVLVFAIAMEGWSFLTAYREAAKDKGGRSWVEYIRRAKAPELPIVLLEDTGALIGLVLALLGVSLTVITGDGIWDGIGTLCIGILLVVIAVVLVLETKSLLIGESADKEVVAQIRDALVDHDSVTDVIHMRTLHVGPEELLVAAKIGVNAEDNAAQVAQAIDLAEARVRRVVPIARAIYLEPDIYSAEKAAAGPDPAATPGGPGPSAH
- a CDS encoding DUF3499 domain-containing protein; this translates as MSSVRRCSRTACGRPAVATLTYVYADSTAVLGPLATYAEPHCYDLCAEHAERLTAPRGWEVVRLAADVGPLRRTSDDLEALANAVREAARPQERTPRQSGTSLGDPGEAGRRGHLRVLRSPEN
- a CDS encoding SIS domain-containing protein, which codes for MLDDTLLDDPAALQRADRDHALLALAGAGARIRTALRLADAAGLSALRPDGRPRTVLVAGHGSTLTAGAALAAMAVTSCQVLPLAPSGVSFVPRGELGTPALTVGLSWQLPGWAGPLDLLVIASADGGERGLITLAEQAYARGCAIAVIAPTASPLAEAALQVRGLPLPYVPPAPADTEDDTRHRPDEPDLPPEDPGALWAVLAPLLALAERIEVTQLPPGALQATADQLDEVAVRCRPDAAAYLNPAKGLAAQLSGTVPLLWAEGPVAGVVVERFAAMLAARAGRPALTGLLPQVLTTHRGMFVGQLGSGSDPDDFFRDRIDEPDPLLLQVLLLRQAAEAGDEEQDPGYAVARARRLATAHDIRLTEYTGSPVDPLQALAELTGLTDFAAVYLGLAAAQE
- a CDS encoding Trm112 family protein; translated protein: MSLPPFLLEILVCPQCHSALAESGQDDERELRCTGDSCGLIYPVRDGIPVLLVDEARRPS
- a CDS encoding phosphomannomutase/phosphoglucomutase; translation: MRDLKQLVKAYDVRGVVPDQWDESLARAFGAAFVRVVGASAIVVGHDMRPSSPSLSRAFAEGAAAYGADVVEIGLCSTDQLYYASGKLDLPGAMFTASHNPAQYNGIKLCRAGAAPVGQDTGLSQVRELVESWTAADDTVTIPPVDVKPGSLSSQDTLRGYADHLLGLVDLSAIRPLKVVVDAGNGMGGHTVPTVFDGLPIDLVDLYFELDGTFPNHEANPLDPANLVDLQAKVVETGADIGLAFDGDADRCFVVDERGEPVSPSAITALVAAREIARAKAAGEHNPTIIHNLITSWTVPEVVRELGATPVRTRVGHSFIKQEMATTDAVFGGEHSAHYYFRDFWRADTGMLAALHVLAALGGQTGTLSALTAEYDRYAASGEINSTVADQADRTAAVRTTYASLEDVTVDELDGLTIAGKDWWFNLRASNTEPLLRLNVEARDPGKMAEVRDAVLALVRA
- a CDS encoding metallopeptidase family protein codes for the protein MDSSASQSPADPSRRRRHRDRHGRGLRGPLAPPQVPISLTRSELFDDYVRESVERLERRWPQLVDVEFAVQEVPLPEQGTPDPDAVPLGRLIPAKQGHKSRIVVYRRPVEIRAKGREDRAALVHEILIEQVADLLGLSPDAIDPRYDED
- a CDS encoding RDD family protein, whose translation is MSELVTGEAVVLGLRAAKLPSRALAMALDLTAQFVGLLVTSVVLALASPGIDDAAGAALTLGLTVFFLVALPVLIETLSRGRSLGKLAFGLRVVRNDGGPVRFRHSLVRGLVAFAEIILLLGVPAVISSLVSTQGRRLGDVFAGTLVVRERVPGAGRGREALPSLPPALMQALGGELMALDLSAVPDGLWLAIRQYLGRLDELDPAVAHGMAQRLVGDVVAHTGHAAPYGVHPAAYLGAVLAERQRREWARAAEAQQRTAVPYAATPHAPMSYPPMSYAGVPQPGTQRPGAPVRINAAWAAQAAQQQPQPEPQAPAPAAPAQPQSQPRPQPEPPVTPPTGFAPPA
- the ahcY gene encoding adenosylhomocysteinase, translating into MSSNITGDFKVADLSLAPFGRKEIQLAEHEMPGLMSIRKEFAASQPLAGARITGSLHMTVQTAVLIETLTALGAEVRWCSCNIFSTQDHAAAAIAVGPEGTVENPSGVPVFAWKGETLDEYWWCTEQALTWPNGQTPNMILDDGGDATLLIHKGVEFEKAGEAPDPSTADNDEYRIILELLNRTLTESPSKWTEVAATIKGVTEETTTGVHRLYEMHRDGKLLFPAINVNDAVTKSKFDNKYGCRHSLIDGINRATDVLIGGKVAVVAGYGDVGKGCAESLRGQGARVIITEIDPICALQAAMDGYQVTTLDEVVSTADIFITTTGNKDIILASHMEKMKHQAIVGNIGHFDNEIDIAGLAKLPGIVKTEVKPQVHEWRFADGHTIIMLSEGRLLNLGNATGHPSFVMSNSFANQTIAQIELFTKTEEYPIGVYVLPKHLDEKVARLHLDALGVKLTVLTKDQADYIGVPVEGPYKPEQYRY
- a CDS encoding SigE family RNA polymerase sigma factor; protein product: MAKQSRDAEFTEYVASRGGWLRKVAYLLCSDWHRADDLVQESITKLYTNWHRAGRVENRDGYARTVLVNTFLAEQRSPWWRRARTGAEVAEADVIWNHSDLDTSIDLRDALAALPPRQRATVVLRYYCDMTVDQTAHALGCSTGNVKSQTSRGLDSLRRNLSGRSVEGAQA